One window of Triticum dicoccoides isolate Atlit2015 ecotype Zavitan chromosome 5A, WEW_v2.0, whole genome shotgun sequence genomic DNA carries:
- the LOC119298374 gene encoding AP2/ERF and B3 domain-containing protein Os01g0141000-like, translating to MASGKPTNPEIDNDMECSSPESGAEDAVESSSPAPAPSSRFKGVVPQPNGRWGAQIYEKHSRVWLGTFADEESAARAYDVAALRFRGRDAVTNYQLPLAVEGASSSSTSELAFLADHSKAEIVDMLRKHTYADELRQGLRRGHGRAQPTPAWAREFLFEKAVTPSDVGKLNRLVVPKQHAEKHFPPTTAAATGSNGKGLLLNFEDGEGKVWRFRYSYWNSSQSYVLTKGWSRFVREKGLVAGDTVTFSRSAYVMNDTEEQLFIDYKQKNKNDEAADAAKNEAGHAAVKLFGVDIGGGEMAGSSGG from the coding sequence ATGGCGTCTGGCAAGCCGACAAACCCCGAGATAGACAATGACATGGAGTGCTCCTCCCCGGAATCGGGTGCCGAGGACGCCGTGGagtcgtcgtcgccggcgccagCGCCATCGTCCCGGTTCAAGGGAGTCGTGCCGCAGCCCAACGGGCGCTGGGGCGCGCAGATCTACGAGAAGCACTCGCGGGTGTGGCTTGGCACGTTCGCGGACGAGGAATCCGCCGCGCGCGCCTACGACGTGGCCGCGCTCCGCTTCCGCGGCCGCGACGCCGTCACCAACTACCAGCTCCCGCTGGCGGTGGAGGGGGCCAGCTCGTCGTCCACGAGCGAGCTCGCCTTCCTCGCCGACCACTCCAAGGCCGAGATCGTCGACATGCTCCGCAAGCACACCTACGCCGACGAGCTCCGGCAGGGCCTGCGCCGCGGGCACGGGCGCGCGCAGCCCACTCCGGCGTGGGCGCGAGAGTTCCTCTTCGAGAAGGCCGTGACCCCGAGCGACGTCGGCAAGCTCAACCGCCTGGTGGTTCCGAAGCAGCACGCCGAGAAGCACTTCCctccgacgacggcggcggccaccGGCAGCAACGGCAAGGGCTTGCTGCTCAACTTCGAGGACGGCGAAGGGAAGGTGTGGCGGTTCCGGTACTCGTACTGGAACAGCAGCCAGAGCTACGTGCTCACCAAGGGCTGGAGCCGCTTCGTCCGGGAGAAGggcctcgtcgccggcgacaccGTGACGTTCTCCCGGTCGGCGTACGTGATGAATGACACGGAAGAGCAGCTCTTCATCGACTACAAGCAGAAGAACAAGAATGACGAGGCGGCCGACGCAGCCAAGAATGAGGCCGGCCATGCCGCCGTCAAGCTCTTCGGCGTCGACATTGGCGGAGGAGAGATGGCGGGGTCATCAGGTGGGTGA